A genome region from Camelina sativa cultivar DH55 chromosome 10, Cs, whole genome shotgun sequence includes the following:
- the LOC104717049 gene encoding uncharacterized protein LOC104717049, translating into MQPFQDPRIDLAELKVQIVKKIGVERSRRYFYYLGRFLSQKLTKSEFDKSCCRLLGRENLSLHNKLIRSILRNASLAKSPPPLHQTGHPNKSLVLGKEDGPEQSGSLIPNHNRNDPVWSNGVLAKVRSGICDKTIRDRPSPLGPNGKVESLLHQPLCREDKSGPFDYQRSSRYGDERDGAFLCPADKMRVADKGQVVAPFSRDDKAQEDQGRLLLSMCPVIAPLGIPFCSASVGGSRRTVPNSTSADVISCYDSGGLSDTEMLRKRMENIAVAQGLGGVSAECSSMLNNMLDVYLKKLMKSCVDLAGARSMNGPPGKQSLDKQQIRDKIVNGVQPSNSLHIQTSNGLHKQTSNQPSDITQEQVSVSLLDFRVAMELNPHQLGEDWPLLRERISMCSFEEREGV; encoded by the coding sequence ATGCAGCCTTTTCAAGATCCTAGGATTGATCTAGCTGAGCTGAAAGTGCAAATTGTGAAGAAGATTGGGGTTGAAAGATCTAGAAGGTATTTTTACTACTTGGGCAGGTTTCTGAGTCAGAAGCTTACTAAGAGTGAGTTTGATAAGTCATGTTGCCGTCTTTTGGGGAGGGAGAATCTTTCTCTACACAACAAGTTGATTCGTTCCATCTTGAGGAATGCATCTCTGGCTAAATCCCCACCTCCACTTCACCAAACTGGTCACCCTAACAAGTCTTTGGTGCTTGGGAAAGAGGATGGACCTGAACAAAGCGGATCTCTGATCCCTAACCATAATAGGAATGATCCTGTTTGGTCTAATGGGGTGTTAGCCAAGGTTAGGTCTGGAATATGTGACAAGACAATCAGAGATAGGCCTAGTCCACTTGGGCCAAACGGAAAGGTTGAAAGTCTGTTGCATCAGCCACTTTGTCGAGAAGACAAAAGCGGTCCTTTTGATTATCAAAGATCAAGTCGATACGGTGATGAAAGAGACGGTGCATTTCTTTGTCCTGCTGACAAAATGAGGGTAGCGGATAAGGGTCAGGTTGTAGCTCCATTTAGCAGAGATGATAAAGCTCAAGAGGATCAAGGTAGATTGCTTCTTTCTATGTGTCCTGTGATTGCACCTCTAGGGATTCCTTTTTGCTCGGCTAGTGTCGGTGGATCCCGCAGAACAGTTCCAAATTCGACCAGCGCAGATGTTATTAGTTGCTATGACAGTGGTGGATTGTCAGACACAGAGATGCTGAGAAAGCGGATGGAGAATATTGCAGTAGCACAGGGTCTTGGAGGGGTTTCAGCAGAGTGTTCTAGTATGTTAAATAACATGTTGGACGTTTATCTGAAGAAACTGATGAAATCGTGCGTTGATTTGGCTGGAGCTAGGTCCATGAATGGACCGCCGGGAAAACAAAGTTTAGACAAACAGCAGATCCGAGACAAGATTGTAAATGGGGTGCAGCCGAGTAATAGTTTGCACATACAAACTAGCAATGGGCTGCACAAACAAACTAGCAACCAACCATCTGACATAACGCAAGAACAAGTTTCAGTGTCTTTGCTTGATTTTAGAGTTGCAATGGAGCTAAATCCGCATCAACTTGGTGAAGACTGGCCGTTGTTACGGGAGAGGATTTCCATGTGCTCATTCGAGGAACGAGAAGGGGTGTGA
- the LOC104717050 gene encoding protein KAKU4 — translation MDSVSGYAGTRQPRSGGKIVRPRRTAAVRTPYDRPVPRSRDPPQQNPSWISRLVYKPASVIASGAGKFISSVVFSESSSSSSEDDDSSSDIDGDEDVEKNITNFTEEDLVNAQQPTIQPLSSKRVIEQLLMQETFAREEGDKLIDIINARVVDHPSFPPAVEGRNNDNGMTSDVNVGEMSNTAVMEAKKWLEEKKSESSSKYKATEDGGGSPVDVAKSYMRARLPWGSPAANNSEFRSPSSAGRRRTPFPYAGSFSSSKLKRKSGSNQSWNIQDEIRKVRAKATEEMLKSPSSAASLEPKKSPYVLATDLLKGNDESLNADGAVQALQNEQSGVLPNSGIPTSEHNQTTGANQGVEEAGLLHSRSHGVGLDETFISTQGIKPSENTNTAFQRGTAVDDLNAQDGDFIQRRGTIGDTTNAVLALGATLDSTGNFCIPKDVFETSKEADDKGASRAASNGFPSSSPSLVAMEGQPKPKPPEETEASQPIADDMTVGNGSDGAINNENDDSESSASHNSSSTHEEEWLPGDQSLPNSNSASSSPGTTKVLAYSRRGRGRGRGRGRGGRGKGRAKTTL, via the exons aTGGATTCCGTCTCCGGTTACGCCGGAACACGTCAGCCTCGATCCGGTGGCAAAATTGTTCGACCACGACGCACCGCCGCCGTTAGGACTCCGTATGACCGCCCTGTTCCGAGATCCCGAGATCCTCCTCAGCAAAACCCTAGTTGGATCTCCAGGCTCGTTTACAAACCCGCCAGCGTAATTGCTTCCGGCGCCGGTAAATTCATTTCTTCCGTCGTCTTCTCCGAgtcttcctcatcttcctcgGAGGATGATGACTCATCTTCAG ATATTGATGGTGATGAGGATGTTGAAAAGAACATTACTAATTTTACTGAAGAG GACCTTGTGAATGCCCAGCAACCAACTATCCAACCACTCAGTTCTAAGCGTGTAATTGAGCAGCTTCTCATGCAAGAAACATTCGCAAG GGAAGAGGGTGATAAATTGATAGATATCATCAATGCTAGGGTCGTAGATCATCCCAGTTTCCCCCCTGCTGTCGAGGGGAGGAATAATGACAATGGAATGACAAGTG ACGTGAATGTGGGTGAAATGTCCAATACAGCTGTTATGGAAGCAAAAAAATGGTTGGAGGAGAAGAAATCAGAATCAAGTTCAAAGTATAAG GCAACTGAAGATGGTGGTGGATCGCCTGTGGATGTGGCCAAGTCATATATGCGAGCTCGTCTGCCTTGGGGATCTCCGGCTGCGAACAATTCAGAGTTTCGATCACCATCATCAGCAGGAAGGCGAAGGACACCCTTTCCTTATGCTGGAAGCTTTTCGTCGTCCAAG CTGAAAAGGAAATCCGGTTCCAATCAGTCATGGAATATTCAAGATGAAATTCGCAAAGTCAGAGCTAAAGCAACAGAGGAAATGCTTAAAAGCCCCAGTAGTGCAGCCTCTTTGGAACCTAAAAAAAGCCCATATGTTTTAGCGACTGATTTACTCAAAGGAAATGATGAGTCTTTGAATGCCGATGGAGCTGTTCAAG CTCTACAGAATGAACAAAGCGGAGTTTTACCAAATTCAGGCATACCTACCTCTGAACATAATCAG ACTACGGGAGCTAATCAAGGCGTTGAAGAAGCAGGACTTTTACACAGTAGATCTC ATGGAGTTGGTTTGGATGAGACGTTTATCTCCACACAAGGAATCAAGCCATCTGAAAATACGAATACCGCTTTTCAAAG AGGAACCGCTGTAGATGACTTGAATGCTCAAGATGGCGATTTTATCCAACGTAGAGGGACTATCGGAGACACCACAAATG CTGTCTTGGCTCTTGGGGCAACTTTGGATTCTACGGGGAACTTTTGCATCCCAAAAGATGTGTTTGAAACATCAAAAGAAGCTGATGATAAAGGCGCATCACGTGCTGCTTCTAACGGTTTCCCATCTTCATCACCTAG TTTAGTGGCTATGGAAGGTcaaccaaaacccaaaccaCCAGAAGAAACCGAGGCTTCTCAGCCTATAGCTGATGATATGACAGTAGGGAATGGCTCAGATGGTGCGATTAACAATGAAAACGATGACAGCGAATCAAGTGCCTCACATAACAGTTCAAGCACGCACGAAGAAGAGTGGCTCCCAGGAGACCAGTCTCTACCAAACTCAAACTCGGCAAGTAGCAGTCCGGGTACAACCAAGGTCTTGGCATACagcagaagaggaagaggcCGTGGTAGAGGAAGAGGTCGAGGAGGTCGAGGCAAAGGACGGGCCAAAACAACTCTGTAA
- the LOC104717053 gene encoding cytoplasmic 60S subunit biogenesis factor REI1 homolog 1, which yields MPGLTCNGCNMEFDGEEERNLHYKSDWHRYNLKRKVAGVPGVTEALFEARQSALALEKNKSNEAPMLYSCAICGKGYRSSKAHEQHLQSRSHVLRVSQGTTTNGEEDVAIIRPLPRRVQHRGSIDDDDSDAEWVEVDSDEELAADEASDSLSKLNVNDSGSAEDMDDNDGDADKYELDPTSCLMCDKKHKTLEGCMVHMHKHHGFFIPDVEFLKDPQGLLTYLGLKVKRDFMCLYCNELCRPFSSLEAVRKHMEAKSHCKLHYGDGDDDEDAELEEFYDYSSSYVDEVGKQIAVSGETDNTVELVGGSELVITEKSENATTSKTLGSREFMRYYRQKPPPTSQNSNQIIASLSSRYKSLGLKTVPTKEETLRMKVRKEMSQRGETTRTKIGVKSNVIRNLPNNVPY from the exons atgccgGGTTTAACATGTAACGGGTGTAACATGGAGTTCGACGGCGAAGAAGAGCGAAACCTTCATTACAAGTCTGATTGGCACCGCTACAATCTCAAGCGCaag GTAGCTGGAGTTCCTGGAGTTACAGAAGCTTTGTTTGAGGCTAGACAATCTGCTCTTGCTCTGGAGAAGAATAAATCTAACGAAGCACCTATGCTTTATAGTTGTGCAATCTGTGGTAAAGGTTACAGGAGTTCCAAGGCTCATGAGCAGCATCTTCAGTCGCGGAGCCATGTTTTGCGGGTTTCACAAGGGACAACAACCAACGGTGAGGAGGATGTAGCCATTATCAGGCCGCTTCCTCGCCGTGTTCAACACAGGGGttccattgatgatgatgatagtgacGCTGAGTGGGTGGAGGTTGATTCAGATGAGGAGTTGGCTGCTGATGAAGCTTCGGATTCTTTGTCTAAGTTGAATGTTAATGACTCAGGATCTGCTGAAGATATGGATGATAATGATGGTGATGCAGACAAGTACGAGCTGGATCCTACCTCTTGTTTGATGTGTGACAAAAAACACAAGACCTTAGAGGGCTGTATGGTTCACATGCATAAACACCATGGTTTCTTCATTCCTGATGTTGAGTTTCTCAAGGATCCTCAAGGGCTTCTCACTTACCTCGGTCTTAAG GTCAAGAGAGACTTCATGTGTCTGTACTGCAATGAGCTGTGCCGTCCATTCAGCAGCTTAGAAGCTGTAAGGAAGCATATGGAAGCAAAGAGCCATTGCAAATTGCAttatggtgatggtgatgatgatgaagatgctgAACTAGAAGAGTTTTATGACTACAGCAGCAG CTATGTTGATGAAGTTGGAAAGCAGATTGCTGTATCTGGTGAAACAGACAACACTGTAGAACTTGTTGGTGGTTCTGAGCTCGTGATCACAGAGAAATCTGAGAATGCAACAACGTCTAAAACTCTCGGGTCTCGTGAATTCATGCGTTACTACAGACAGAAGCCACCCCCAACTTCTCAAAACAGCAACCAGATAATTGCCTCTTTATCTTCAAG GTACAAGAGCCTTGGTCTGAAGACAGTACCAACAAAAGAGGAGACATTGAGGATGAAAGTGCGCAAGGAGATGAGCCAGAGAGGCGAGACAACGCGTACAAAGATCGGAGTGAAGAGTAATGTCATAAGAAACTTGCCCAATAACGTCCCCTATTAG
- the LOC104717051 gene encoding uncharacterized protein LOC104717051 has protein sequence MALEHVCEKRLQAKTFSNQELQLTINLDDLTCPICLDFPHNGVLLQCSSFGNGCRAFVCNTDHLLSNCLDRFISACGTESPPPPPPPDEPRSKVLEESCKPVCPLCRGEVTGWLVVEEARLRLDEKKRCCEEDRCRFMGTYLELRKHALSEHPDSRPSEIDPARKLDWENFQQSSEIIDVLSTIHSEVPRGVVLGDYVIEYGDDDTGDEFEDVPNNEGNWWTSCILYQMFDNIRNARNRRRSRMSESRRGSRRSSYDNSNSDDSSVASIEFPEYRVDEIDDEFISTSGANRSSSIHQSSRRRRTRFYEN, from the exons atggcTCTGGAACATGTTTGTGAAAAGCGGCTTCAAGCAAAGACCTTTTCTAACCAAGAGCTTCAGTTGACTAtcaatttggatgatttgaCTTGTCCcatttgtttggatttcccTCACAACGGTGTCCTTCTCCAGTGCTCTTCTTTCGGAAACGGTTGCCGTGCTTTTGTCTGCAATACTGATCACCTTCTTTCCAACTGTTTGGATCGTTTCATTAGCGCTTGTGGTACTGAatcacctcctcctcctccacctcctgaTGAGCCTCGCTCCAAGGTTTTAGAAGAGAGCTGCAAACCTGTGTGTCCTCTCTGTAGAGGAGAAGTTACTGGCTGGCTTGTTGTTGAAGAAGCTCGTCTCCGTCTTGATGAGAAGAAGCGTTGCTGTGAGGAAGATAGATGCAGGTTTATGGGTACTTACTTGGAGCTTCGCAAACATGCTCTGTCTGAGCATCCTGATTCTCGCCCCTCTGAAATTGATCCTGCACGAAAGCTTGACTGGGAAAACTTCCAGCAGTCTTCTGAAATAATCGACGTCTTGAGCACAATTCACTCAGAAGTCCCCAGAGGAGTTGTTTTAGGGGACTATGTGATTGAATACGGAGATGATGACACAGGAGATGAGTTTGAAGATGTTCCTAACAATGAAGGAAACTGGTGGACCTCTTGTATTCTCTATCAGATGTTTGACAATATAAGGAATGCCAGGAATCGAAGAAGATCTAGAATGAGCGAGAGCAGGAGAGGTAGCCGCCGCTCTAGTTATGATAACTCCAACTCTGATGACAGCTCTGTAGCATCCATAGAGTTCCCGGAGTATAGAGTAGATGAGATCGATGACGAGTTCATCAGCACCAGTGGAGCTAACAGAAGTAGCTCTATCCACCAAAG TTCGAGAAGGCGTCGAACCCGCTTTTATGAAAATTAG
- the LOC104717055 gene encoding protein CHROMOSOME TRANSMISSION FIDELITY 7-like, translating into MCIAYHVTIWPSISNYPMSLSGSVIGLKITCLTPKKNNPLAPKFHFDLGYQIFELAPKSPEDEEGRKRNLSRRIHRTQTMQAKINSFFKPSSSSSSTIAASVTTSEDADDGLAVWEQNRNVIVNTYQRRSAIPDRSEVLKKGSSSSSCAPKNLKKKRSYTQFYLELGQSDFLLRHCDVCRVKYAPGDESDEKNHQGFHKIFMNGIPFKGWLNEKAFTMPSFNKSRIVMVSENDSPAHKKKVQEVVKMMEVELGEDWILHQHCKVYLFVSSQRVSGCLVAEPIKEAFKIIAPPDDERQLKKQTSSSPSTSIQFGNVVLQREVLKRCRASDDRLDNGAIVCEEEAKPAICGVRAIWVSPSNR; encoded by the exons ATGTGCATCGCATACCATGTTACAATATGGCCCTCAATAAGCAACTATCCAATGTCATTGTCCGGTTCTGTAATCGGCCTGAAAATTACTTGtttgacccccaaaaaaaataatccacTGGCGCCAAAATTTCACTTTGATTTAGGTTACCAAATTTTCGAATTGGCGCCAAAATCCCCAGAAGATGAGGAGGGGAGAAAAAGAAACCTGAGTAGAAGGATTCATCGAACTCAAACAATGCAAGCCAAAATCAATTCTTTCTTTAAgccctcttcatcttcttcgtctacAATCGCTGCCTCAGTAACAACATCAGAAGACGCAGACGATGGTTTAGCCGTCTGGGAGCAAAATCGGAACGTCATCGTCAATACATACCAGCGTCGATCTGCGATTCCCGATAG AAGTGAAGTGCTTAAGAAaggatcttcttcatcttcttgtgcacctaaaaatctgaaaaagaagCGGAGTTATACCCAATTTTACTTAGAGTTGGGGCAATCCGATTTCCTTCTCAGACATTGCGATGTGTGTCGAGTTAAGTATGCTCCTGGGGATGAATCAGATGAGAAGAACCATCAAGGTTTTCACAAGATTTTTATGAATGGAATCCCTTTTAAG GGCTGGCTGAACGAGAAAGCCTTCACAATGCCTTCCTTCAACAAGAGCCGCATTGTTATGGTTTCTGAAAATGATTCCcctgcacacaaaaaaaag GTGCAAGAGGTTGTGAAAATGATGGAGGTTGAGCTAGGTGAGGATTGGATTCTTCACCAACATTGTAAG GTTTATCTATTCGTTTCCTCTCAGAGGGTCTCTGGATGTCTAGTTGCAGAACCAATTAAGGAAGCATTCAAGATTATAGCTCCTCCTGATGATGAAAGACAGTTAAAGAAACAGACCTCCTCCTCGCCTTCAACCTCCATCCAGTTTGGAAACGTTGTGCTACAAAGAGAGGTATTAAAAAGATGTCGAGCTTCAGATGATAGATTAGATAATGGAGCAATtgtgtgtgaagaagaagctaaaccaGCTATCTGTGGAGTTAGAGCGATTTGGGTCTCACCTTCTAACAGATGA
- the LOC104717054 gene encoding uncharacterized aarF domain-containing protein kinase At4g31390, chloroplastic isoform X1: MESIHCNSFVNPNFSLNQRHRRTNRAVLDRRDALSRSIVSIDAVELRRSRLFSAVRTSNFTVRAAASTGVGGRNSTDASIMTTAMSGVDRVGKSSSALEQLDIERGVCVPFRKYSPETVRSKVLESRGSVVSLASRGVEIVWTLGLYWSTLMYDFMVGRDEEVVPFRARQLRNLLCNLGPSFIKAGQVLANRPDIIREDYMNELCILQDDVPPFPNEVAFNIIEEELGQPLEALFSKISSQTIAAASLGQVYRATLRATGEDVAIKVQRPQIEPIIYRDLFLFRTLASFLNGFSIQKLGCNAELIVDEFGEKLLEELDYTLEARNIEDFLENFKDDPTVKIPRVYKNLCGPRVLVMEWIDGIRCTDPQAIKDAGIDLNGFLTVGVSAALRQLLEFGLFHGDPHPGNIFAMQDGRIAYVDFGNVAVLSQQNKQILIDAVVHAVNEDYGEMANDFTRLGFLAKETDVSPIVPALEAIWQNSAGKGLADFNFRSVTGQFNKLVYDFPIRIPERFSLVIRSLLTQEGICFTLKPDFKFLEVAYPYVAKRLLTDPNPALRERLIQVLFKDGVFQWKRLENLLSLAKENVAKMSSNPNLRVERMESKLDLTDTIKDGARLFLLDEGIRRKLILALTEDSKLHVEELADVYRLVEDEVDIPTLAMEVVRDLPNVFRDFVLSWSNSVLSDR; this comes from the exons ATGGAGTCGATTCACTGCAATAgttttgtaaaccctaatttctcctTAAATCAGCGTCATCGGAGAACAAACCGCGCTGTTCTTGATCGGAGAGATGCTCTATCGCGGAGTATAGTTTCTATCGACGCCGTGGAGTTGCGGCGGAGCAGGTTGTTCTCAGCTGTACGGACTTCTAATTTTACCGTTAGAGCGGCGGCGTCGACGGGTGTTGGCGGCCGGAATTCTACGGACGCTTCGATAATGACAACGGCGATGAGTGGGGTGGATAGGGTAGGGAAATCGAGCTCCGCGCTTGAGCAGCTGGATATCGAGAGAGGCGTTTGCGTTCCCTTCCGAAAGTATTCTCCGGAGACT GTGAGGAGTAAAGTTCTGGAATCAAGAGGATCAGTGGTCTCTCTTGCTTCAAGGGGTGTGGAGATTGTTTGGACTCTTGGGTTGTATTGGTCTACTTTAATGTATGACTTTATGGTTGGAAGGGATGAGGAAGTTGTCCCTTTCCGTGCTCGCCAGCTTAGGAACCTGTTGTGCAACTTGGGGCCTTCGTTTATCAAAGCTGGTCAG GTTCTGGCGAATAGGCCTGATATCATCCGTGAAGACTACATGAACGAGCTCTGCATACTCCAAGATGATGTTCCTCCATTCCCTAACGAG GTTGCTTTCAATATCATCGAGGAAGAGTTAGGCCAACCTCTTGAGGCCCTTTTTAGCAAAATTTCTTCACAGACAATAGCGGCTGCAAGCTTGGGCCAAGTTTATCGAGCTACTCTACGTGCCACTGGAGAGGATGTTGcaatcaag GTGCAGCGACCACAAATAGAGCCCATAATTTACCGGGATCTCTTTCTGTTTCGAACCCTCGCTTCATTCTTAAATGGCTTCAGTATACAGAAACTTGGTTGCAACGCAGAGCTAATAGTTGATGAATTTGGAGAAAAGCTATTGGAGGAGCTTGACTATACATTG GAAGCCAGAAACATTGAAGACTTTCTGGAGAACTTCAAAGATGACCCTACTGTCAAAATTCCTCGAGTATACAAGAATCTTTGTGGTCCACGGGTTTTGGTAATGGAATGGATCGATGGTATTCGGTGCACTGACCCACAG GCCATCAAGGATGCGGGTATCGATTTAAATGGATTCTTGACTGTTGGCGTCAGTGCTGCTCTAAGGCAGCTGTTGGAATTTGGATTGTTCCATGGAGATCCACATCCTGGAAATATCTTTGCAATGCAGGATGGGCGTATTGCTTATGTGGACTTTGGTAATGTTGCTGTACTGAGTCAG CAAAACAAGCAAATTTTGATTGATGCTGTTGTTCATGCGGTTAATGAGGACTATGGGGAGATGGCAAATGATTTCACTAGGCTCGGATTCTTGGCCAAGGAAACCGATGTTTCTCCTATCGTTCCAGCTTTAGAAGCCATCTGGCAGAATTCTGCGGGGAAAGGACTTGCAGATTTCAATTTTCGAAGTGTTACAG GCCAATTCAACAAGCTTGTGTACGACTTTCCTATCCGTATTCCGGAGCGGTTCTCTCTTGTTATTCGTTCTCTGCTTACGCAGGAGGGTATATGTTTCACGCTGAAGCCTGATTTTAAATTTCTAGAG GTTGCTTATCCATATGTAGCAAAACGGCTTCTAACGGATCCAAATCCTGCACTTAGGGAACGCTTGATACAG GTTCTATTCAAAGATGGTGTTTTCCAATGGAAAAGGCTGGAAAACCTTTTATCACTGGCAAAGGAAAACGTCGCCAAAATGAGTAGCAATCCTAATCTGCGAGTAGAGCGTAT GGAAAGTAAGCTTGACTTGACAGATACCATTAAGGATGGAGCTCGTCTTTTCCTCCTTGATGAAGGCATCCGCAGGAAACTTATTCTTGCACTCACAGAGGACTCGAAGCTTCACGTAGAAGAG CTTGCGGACGTATACAGATTGGTTGAAGACGAAGTAGATATTCCCACACTCGCCATGGAAGTTGTGCGAg ATTTACCAAATGTATTTCGAGATTTCGTGCTGTCATGGAGCAACTCGGTTTTATCCGACAGATGA
- the LOC104717054 gene encoding uncharacterized aarF domain-containing protein kinase At4g31390, chloroplastic isoform X2, with protein sequence MYDFMVGRDEEVVPFRARQLRNLLCNLGPSFIKAGQVLANRPDIIREDYMNELCILQDDVPPFPNEVAFNIIEEELGQPLEALFSKISSQTIAAASLGQVYRATLRATGEDVAIKVQRPQIEPIIYRDLFLFRTLASFLNGFSIQKLGCNAELIVDEFGEKLLEELDYTLEARNIEDFLENFKDDPTVKIPRVYKNLCGPRVLVMEWIDGIRCTDPQAIKDAGIDLNGFLTVGVSAALRQLLEFGLFHGDPHPGNIFAMQDGRIAYVDFGNVAVLSQQNKQILIDAVVHAVNEDYGEMANDFTRLGFLAKETDVSPIVPALEAIWQNSAGKGLADFNFRSVTGQFNKLVYDFPIRIPERFSLVIRSLLTQEGICFTLKPDFKFLEVAYPYVAKRLLTDPNPALRERLIQVLFKDGVFQWKRLENLLSLAKENVAKMSSNPNLRVERMESKLDLTDTIKDGARLFLLDEGIRRKLILALTEDSKLHVEELADVYRLVEDEVDIPTLAMEVVRDLPNVFRDFVLSWSNSVLSDR encoded by the exons ATGTATGACTTTATGGTTGGAAGGGATGAGGAAGTTGTCCCTTTCCGTGCTCGCCAGCTTAGGAACCTGTTGTGCAACTTGGGGCCTTCGTTTATCAAAGCTGGTCAG GTTCTGGCGAATAGGCCTGATATCATCCGTGAAGACTACATGAACGAGCTCTGCATACTCCAAGATGATGTTCCTCCATTCCCTAACGAG GTTGCTTTCAATATCATCGAGGAAGAGTTAGGCCAACCTCTTGAGGCCCTTTTTAGCAAAATTTCTTCACAGACAATAGCGGCTGCAAGCTTGGGCCAAGTTTATCGAGCTACTCTACGTGCCACTGGAGAGGATGTTGcaatcaag GTGCAGCGACCACAAATAGAGCCCATAATTTACCGGGATCTCTTTCTGTTTCGAACCCTCGCTTCATTCTTAAATGGCTTCAGTATACAGAAACTTGGTTGCAACGCAGAGCTAATAGTTGATGAATTTGGAGAAAAGCTATTGGAGGAGCTTGACTATACATTG GAAGCCAGAAACATTGAAGACTTTCTGGAGAACTTCAAAGATGACCCTACTGTCAAAATTCCTCGAGTATACAAGAATCTTTGTGGTCCACGGGTTTTGGTAATGGAATGGATCGATGGTATTCGGTGCACTGACCCACAG GCCATCAAGGATGCGGGTATCGATTTAAATGGATTCTTGACTGTTGGCGTCAGTGCTGCTCTAAGGCAGCTGTTGGAATTTGGATTGTTCCATGGAGATCCACATCCTGGAAATATCTTTGCAATGCAGGATGGGCGTATTGCTTATGTGGACTTTGGTAATGTTGCTGTACTGAGTCAG CAAAACAAGCAAATTTTGATTGATGCTGTTGTTCATGCGGTTAATGAGGACTATGGGGAGATGGCAAATGATTTCACTAGGCTCGGATTCTTGGCCAAGGAAACCGATGTTTCTCCTATCGTTCCAGCTTTAGAAGCCATCTGGCAGAATTCTGCGGGGAAAGGACTTGCAGATTTCAATTTTCGAAGTGTTACAG GCCAATTCAACAAGCTTGTGTACGACTTTCCTATCCGTATTCCGGAGCGGTTCTCTCTTGTTATTCGTTCTCTGCTTACGCAGGAGGGTATATGTTTCACGCTGAAGCCTGATTTTAAATTTCTAGAG GTTGCTTATCCATATGTAGCAAAACGGCTTCTAACGGATCCAAATCCTGCACTTAGGGAACGCTTGATACAG GTTCTATTCAAAGATGGTGTTTTCCAATGGAAAAGGCTGGAAAACCTTTTATCACTGGCAAAGGAAAACGTCGCCAAAATGAGTAGCAATCCTAATCTGCGAGTAGAGCGTAT GGAAAGTAAGCTTGACTTGACAGATACCATTAAGGATGGAGCTCGTCTTTTCCTCCTTGATGAAGGCATCCGCAGGAAACTTATTCTTGCACTCACAGAGGACTCGAAGCTTCACGTAGAAGAG CTTGCGGACGTATACAGATTGGTTGAAGACGAAGTAGATATTCCCACACTCGCCATGGAAGTTGTGCGAg ATTTACCAAATGTATTTCGAGATTTCGTGCTGTCATGGAGCAACTCGGTTTTATCCGACAGATGA
- the LOC104717056 gene encoding flowering-promoting factor 1-like protein 1, whose protein sequence is MSGVWVFNKNGVMRLVENPYNQSTGDSSESSSSGGSQQQRMRRKILVHLPTSEVVSSYGSLEKILKNLGWERYYDGDNTDHLLQFHKRTSIDLISLPRDFSKFNSIHMYDIVVKNPNVFHVRDM, encoded by the coding sequence atgtCCGGTGTGTGGGTGTTCAACAAGAACGGAGTGATGAGGCTGGTGGAGAATCCTTACAACCAATCCACCGGAGATTCGTCGGAATCTTCCTCTTCCGGCGGTAGCCAGCAGCagaggatgaggaggaagatTCTTGTCCATCTTCCGACCAGCGAGGTTGTCTCTTCGTACGGATCACTTGAaaagatcttgaagaatcttGGATGGGAGAGGTACTACGATGGAGACAACACCGATCACCTGCTCCAGTTCCACAAGAGAACGTCGATTGATCTCATATCTCTCCCTCGCGACTTCTCCAAGTTTAACTCTATTCATATGTATGATATCGTCGTTAAGAACCCTAACGTCTTCCATGTCCGAGACATGTAG